The DNA sequence CCTCACTGATTATGAGGAGGGAATCCCCATCATATATGTACTCAAGGGGTGTGGCCCGTGGCTGTCCTCCATGGCAGGTTGCAAGGGTGCAGGTGTTGTGTGATCTGAGGAATTCGTCAATGAATCCACGGAGTTCACCCTCATCAATGGAGGTCATGAGGGAGTCACGGATGTCCCTCAGTTCAAGTGCAAATTCAGTGACCTCCCCTTTATCCAGGAGATCAACGTCACTCAACTCAATACCGGTGACCTCAGAGAACGCCTGGAGATCAGCAAGGTCCTCCTCTGAAAGTTCGCCGAGTTTCATACGTCCACCAAGCGCCCGGGAATATATGCTACCTCCGATAAGATCTTCAACTTCCTTAATGGCTCTCAGACCATCCTCTCTACTCAGGGAAACTGAGAAGAGTGCCACGGGTTTCTCCCTGAGCCATGGGTTTTCCCTTATAAAATCAGTTATTCGTGGGTGCATTCTCCCCCGGTAGACACCGGATCCAATTACAAAGAATTCAAAGTCCCTGAAGGGCTCCTGGAATTCAGGGACCCTGCAGCACCTCGATGGTCCAAGTATCATCCCGGTTTTAGATGCAACCTCCTCTGTGGACCCATAGGTGCTCTCATAGATTATGAGTGTCCTGAACATCGGATTATCCCCCTTTAAAAATTAAAATGGGTATTTTATCTTCTTCCTGCAACCTTCCTGAGTCCGATAACAGCTCCGGCGATTACAAGGATCACTGCAATGATGTAGTAGGCGAATACTGAGGTAGGAGCCTCCTTCTTCTTGGAGTCAAGGGCGTATATGTATCCGTTTTCGGTTGCAAAGTAGACTGTCTTGCCGTAGACCACTGGAGAGGAACTCACAGGTGAGCTGAAGAGGTAGTAGCCTGGGGAGTAGCTCCACTCCTCCCTGCCACTGTACTTGTTGAGGATGTAGAGTGTCCCGTCATCTGATCCCACCGCTATCATGTTCTCAAAGAGAGCCGGTGTTGAACGTACAGGGGCACCGGTATGGAATGACCATTTCAGGGCACCGGTCCTGGTGTCCAGGGATGTGATGTTCCCGTCATCGCATCCAATGAAGACACTGTTCTCCTCTGTGTCAACTGATGGGGAGGAATATACACGGTCGCCGAGGCTGTACTTCCAGATCACATTCCCATCTGACTCTGATAGGGCGTAGATGTTCCCGTCATCTGACCCCACATAGACTGTCCCATTCCAGAAGGCTGGTGAGGATCTTATGGCGTCCCCTGACGTGTAACTCCATACTTCGTTCCCGTCGGATTCTGAGAGGGCGTATACCTTACCATTGAATGAACCCACATATAAGGTGCCATTCACAGGGAGGGGTGATGATTTAACGGCGTCCCCGGTGTAGAACTCCCACTTCTTGGAGCCATCGTCTCTGTCCACAGCGTATACCCTGCAGTCATCAGATCCAATATAGACGGTGTCCCCGCTCACTGCAGGTGATGATTCTATCCTGTTACCTGTTTTGAATTTCCATTCAAGGTCTCCGGTGTCTGTGTCTATTGCATAGAGGTATCCATCCCAGGAACCCACAAATACGGTCCCATTTACAACCACCGGCGATGAGACGATGGCACCCTCTGTTTTGTAGCTCCAGACCACGGACCCGGTCTCAAGGTTCACTGCATAGAGCCTCCCATCAAGGGATCCTATGTAGGCCACCTTGTTGAATATGGCCGGGGATGACTTTATACCCCCAATGGAGAGGTACCATGTCTTTGCAGAGAAGTCGCTTGGCTCCTTTGCATAACCTGTGTGCTGTTCGTCTCCATGGAATACCGGCCAGTCAGCTGCTGATACAGGACTGAGGATCATCCCAAGGATTATGAGTGCCGCGATTAAACCTTTTCTCATCATTTCTATCACCACATTAAACTAATTACATTAAATGTCCCTGTTGAAACGGGTAACACCCATCGCAAAGAACAGGAGGGTGAATCCACCAAGCACAAGGAGGTTAACCATTATGTCCCCAGCACCGGCGCCCTTTAGCATGACTGCCCGGAGGGCATTGTTGGCATAGGTGAGGGGGACTACGTAGGCTATCTTCTGGAATATCCAGGGCATGGTCTCAATGGGGTAGAACACCCCTGATACGAACATCATGGGCATGGCGAAGGGCATGACCATCTGCATGTAGTCCTCCTGGGTCCCCACCCTGGCTGATATCATTATACCAAAGCCGACAAAGCAGAGGGCCGTCAGTATCAGTAGCAGGACCGTCAGGAGCATGCTACCATTTATCTTGATACCGAAGAGAAGAATTGCAATGAAGAGCAGGAGAAGGGCCCTTCCACTTTCTATCACAAGCTTTGAGATTATCTTACCTCCCACAACTGTGGCTACACTTGTGGGGGTCATGAAGAGCCTTGCAAGCTCTCCCCTTTCCCGTTCACCCGCAATGGACTGACCCATTCCAAACATGCAGGAGAACATTATGGTCATGGCCAGTATGGCGGGCACAAGGAAGTCCATGTACTTGACGTCCCCGTAGATTCTGTCAATCTGGAGGTTTATGGTGCTGACCATGCTCTGGAAACCTGAACTTGGAGTTGAATTCTGTGCATTCATGGATGTGCCCTGCATCCTCTCCACAGCAAGCTGCCCGGATAGCTTGCTGAAGAGGGCCTGTGTTGCCGGTACAAGGGCCTGGCTTGCCAGCTGATCCGAGGAGTCAAGGTACATGACCACGGTGGGCTCCGATGATGTGAGGTTATCATAGTTAGGTGGCAGTATTATGGCTGCCTTGACCTCCCCGGCGTCCACCATATCCCTGGCGATCTCCGGGTCCTTCAGGATATCCTTTATATCATAGAGGCTCATGTTCCTCATGGCATCAACGGTCTGGTCTGTCACCGGACCGCTGCTCTGTTCCACTATAACCACGGGTATATTCTCAAGGGTACCGCCCATACCATAACCGAAGAGGGTTATCATCAGTATGGGGAACAGTATGATGGATATGAGGCGCGGTTTGTGCCTCCAGAGGACTATCAGGTCCTTCTTAAGCATCCACATAACCTTTTTCATTTCCATAACGGTTACCTCCCTGTAACCTTCATAAATACGTCCTCGAGTGAGGGGTCCTTTGTTGAAATTGAGGTTATCCTGGCGTTGTTCCTTATAACAGCCGCCAGAACATCATTAACGGCAGTTTCGCATGTTTCATCGAGTTCAAGGATTATCCTTCCTGTATGGTGCTTCTTAACGTCCAGTGTAACCGGTAGGGCTTCCAGTTCAGATAGTAGATCATCTGTGAGGTTCACAATGAGCATGCTTATCTCCTTACCGGCACATATCCTCTCTGATTTCTTGATCTCCTGGATGGCCCTTCTCTCGGATTCAGGCGTCTCCTTGTCGATCCTGTCCAGTATCCCACCGATCTCCTTTGCTCTGAGGGATTCCTCCTCCTTTATCACTGTGTCCTTGAGCCCCTGTGGAGTGTCAAAGGCGGCAAGAACGCCCTGATTTATTATCCCCACGTAGTCACAGAGGAGTTCCACCTCGTACATGTCGTGGGAGCAGAGTATGATGGTGTGACCGCTGCTGTTCAGTTCGTCTATGAGGTCCCAGAGCACCCGCTTGGTTGTCGGGTCCAGGCCGATTGTTGGTTCGTCCAGGAAGAGGATGTCTGGTTGATGTATGAGGCTTGCAACCAGTGACACCTTCTGCTGCTGGCCACCTGACATCTGCCCGACTGGCTTGTCTGCAGCGTATTTTATGTCCACAAGTTCCATGAGCTCCTCTATCCTTGATTCCTTCAGATCCTCGGGCATGCCATAGAAGTCTGCGCACATCTCCACGTTTTCCCTTGCTGTGAGGTCCTCGTATAGGCTTACCTTCTGGGGAACCATGCCTATCTGCTGCCGGACCTCATCGGGGTTTTTGAGTATATCATAACCTGCAACCCTGGCGGTCCCTGAGCTTGGCGGGATGAGACATGTGAGCATCTTTATGGTTGTTGTCTTCCCGGCCCCGTTGGGCCCCAGGAAACCAAAGATGGAGTTCTTCTCTATCTTCATGTTCAGGCTGTCCACCGCCTTGAAGTCCCCGTAGACCTTTGTGAGATCGAAGGTTTCTATCGCATATTTCATGTTTCATCCTCCCTTTCAGCGGGGAACATGTCATTCCAGAAGTCTTCCCATATCTTTGATACATGGTCCCTCATTATCTGCCGGATCCTCTCTATCGTCTTCTCACCGAGAGGGGTTATCTCATAGTATTTCACTCTTTTCTCACCGTGCATCTCCCAGCTGCCCTCTATCAGTCCCTTCCTTTCGAGGTCATGGAGTACCGGGTAGATTACGCTGGGTCCGGGCGGTTTTATGTTCTTGCAGTGCATGCCCTTGAATGAGTAGAATCTTTCAAGGCGTCGCATTATCTCGTAGCCATGTATTTTTTCCTTGCTTATCATCCAGAGGATCATTGTCTTTCCAAATCCTCTCATGAAGCTTTTTATTATCTTTTCATCGAATTCACCCCCCTCACCGGTGAGGGGACCTTCTTCTGCGCACATAGAGTCATCTCCAGAGAAACTGATGTTTTCATACACACAATATATCAGTTTTACGATATATCTATTTGCCATAATAAAATGTTCATGATATATAAAGTTTGTGATATATTGATGAGGCGTCCTTTAACCGGTGATGATGGGGAGGGAATCTGGCGGTATCCCGTGAAACTGCGCGGGTAACTTGTGGGTACTGCAATCAAATGGAAAGACTCATAAGCCCCGATAAATAGAAGATCTACCGGGATCTGATATGAGACTTGGTTTTTCAACCCTGGCGCTTTTCATGGAGCCACTGGAAAACATCCTTCAGAAAGCAGAGGATGACGGTTTTGAACTTGTAGAGCTCCTCTGTGAGGGACCCTACTGGCCAAGAAGGCTACTTCAGGACGGGGATTCCTTGGAAGTCTTCGAGTCCTTCGACCTCGAGGTCCTTATCCACGCACCCACCATAGACCTGAACCCTGCAAGCATGAACCGGGGTATAAGGGAGGAGACAGGGAGGCAGATGGTCGAGACAATTGAACTTGCATCAAGGATAGGTGCAACAACAGTCACAACCCACCCTGGAGTGGTCCACCGGAGGGAGGACAGGATAAGGAGTGCTGCACTCCAGTTCGCACTTGAAACACTTGGTGAATGCGTTGAATACGCAGAGGATCTGTCCATAAAATTCTCAGTCGAAAACATGCCCGGAAGATTCTCCTACCTCTGCAATAACCCTGCAGAACATGAGAGATTTGTTGAAAAATGTGGCTCCTACGCAACGGTTGACATAGGACATGCCAACACTACAGGGCGTCTCCAGGATTTCCTGGAGATCAAAAGAACAGCCCACTATCACATCAGTGACAATAACGGGAAGAGGGACCAGCACCTGCCCCTCGGGGAGGTCACAGTCGATCTTAAACTCCTGGGATCCATAGAGAGGGGTGTGATAGAACTGAACAGCTATGATGGTGTAATCAGGAGCAGAAGAATCCTTGAGGAGGTCGTCCGTTGAGGTGGCTGTCATGAAAAAGAAGAGACTGGAGGGTCTGGTTGATGCCATATTTGCAATCGCCATGACCATACTTGTTCTGGGCATAGATGTGCCCACCGGCACCATGAGTGTTCCGGCAATGGACGCCTACATCATGGGCCTTGCATCTGATTTGTACAGCTACTGTCTCAGTTTCCTCCTCCTCGGCGTCTTCTGGTGGGTTAACCACATGCACTTCGAGAAACTGGAGAAGGTTGACACGGGATTCATATGGATAAACATCGTCTGGCTCATGGTCGTTGTCCTGGTACCATTCTCAACAAAGCTGACAGGTAATTATGGAGACCTTGTAACACCCAATATCCTGTTCCACCTGAATATGCTCACCATAGGTCTTTTATTATCCATGAGCTGGATCTATACCCAGAGGAATGGTTTAATGGATATCGGAGAAAATGAATACCGCTTAATCCTGAAGAAGAATCTTTTAATGCCTCTTGCAGCCATCCTTGCACTCATCTTAACACCCATTGCACCGGAGTACAGCTCCACCGCCTACGCAGTTCTCATATTAAAGAGGCTCCTTTAGCTTCGTGGCACTTTTTCAGGACTCTGCACTTGATATACTTAAATGCAATGATTCAGGGCCTTATATAGGCCCATCCCTCTGTCTGTCTTCTTACAATATGACCCACACCGGATGATACAACATCGACTCCCTCCAGGAGGTCATCCCCATCCATACCAGATGCCCTGAGGGTGTTTGAGCATGCACAGAACCTGACACCCTGACCTGTGAGTTCAGATACGTCCCCTGAGTACTCAGAATCCCTTCTGAGGACATTAACTCCCATGGAGTAAGCCACAACCTCTATTCTGACGGATTCGAGATCAGCCATTAGGTTCCTGACATTGGAGATGAGGAGCAGAACCCTTGACTCATCATCCTCATCTATGTGGAAGACCACACGGTAATCCACCATGACACCACCTCCGCTACACGGGTGTTATCCTCCCCTCAAGGCCGGCGTCCACCGGGCTGTTTCTCGCGATGTATTCTTCAAGCACATCAATGGCCCTCAGATCGGTCTCCTCATGGTCCTCACCGTACCTGGAGGGGACTCCCTGGGATGTGACGTAGACGGCACTGTAGGTCCCTGACGGGTCAAGGGGTCTGCCATTTACAAATATCTTCTGTATCCTTGCACCTGGAGGGTTCTCGATCTTGAAGTACATCTCAAGTCCGAGGCACCTCTTGAGGTAGCCCCCCATCTGATTGTAGGGGTTCCTTGAGAATACGAGTTCAATGTTTTCCTCCATCATATCCCATATTTCCCTGCCTGTTAACCTCACCCGGGATAAAGGAGGATTTACAGGTATAATGTTCCAGAGATCCTCAATTCTGATATCTCCTGGCGGCACAGGGGCACCGTAACGCCACCCATTGGAGAATGCAAGGTCAAAGTCCCCTGTATCCATCACGGCCTTTAGGAGGAGGTTATCCATGGTTGACTCCAGTATGGTGTACCTGTTAAGGTGGGTCCTGGTGGAGCCCACGACTGTTTCGAGGTGGTCACTGTCGGTCTCAGTTATCCTGAGCACCATCTCCTCAACATCAGGATCTGAGGGACCCCTCACCTTCATGAGTTCATGGCTGAATCCCCTGACACCATCATCCACCTCCAGGTCAAGGCGCCCGATGAAGGAGCCATGACAGCCTGACTGTATGATTATGGTATCTCCAACGATGTGGGGCCTCTCGAGTCTGTTGTGGGTGTGTGCGCTCAGCAGCACATCGATGCCCTCAACATCAGATGCCAGCTGAACCTCCTGTGGAAAGCCGAGGTGTGATATCACAACGGTGAGATCCACCCTCTCCTCATTCCTGAGGATATCGATCCATCCGGGGAGCTCCTCAAGGCCAAGGGTGAATTCAAGGCCCTCACTGAAGTGGGGTGGCATGACCTTATCTACGATGTTTGATGCTATCCCTATGATACCCACCTGCAGTTCCCCAACATCAAGGATTTCATAGGGCTGGAATACCAGCCGTTCGGTACCCTCACGGTAGCAGTTTATGGCAAGTACAGGGTAATTGAGCTTCTTTGAGAGTTCAATGAACCTTTCAGGTCCGTAGGCAAACTCCCAGTGAGCTGTCATGGCCTTGAATCCCATCTCATTCAGCAGGGGGATCATTGCAGCGCCCCGACTCTTCACGGCATGGTATGTGCCGTGGATGGTATCCCCGCAGTCAAGAAGTAGAGCGGGCCTCTCTTTGCGTATTTTATCAACGAGTCCAGCTATGTGCTGGTAACCACCAAGGGTCTCATATACGATTTCACGGCCCTCCCAGAAAAGTTCGGGATGGCTTTTAATGTATCCATGGGTGTCGTTCACCTAGATTATGCTCAGTTCAGCCATAAAACACCCCCCTTACAGGTTTTAACCTCAGATATCTATATCCAGCAGCTCTCCTATATTCTCTATTACATAATCAGCGGCTTCTATAAGCCTCTGGGGGACATGCTCCCTCTGCTGGAGTGTAAGAACCCCTATATCGGCCTCCCTAAGTGCAAGGATGTCGTTGATGCCATTACCCACCATAACGACCTTGCTGTACCTCCCCCGGAGTTCACGTATTATCCTTGCCTTCCTCTCGGTGTCTGCAGTGTCAAATACGTTTTCAGTGGGGATTCCCAGGAGCTTTGCAAGTTCCATGAGGGACCCCTTCCTGTCCCCCGATGCAATGTATATGTCGATTTTCCTGTCCATGAGTTCACCGATAACATGGGGGACCTCCGGGAAGAGCTTTCCTCCTGCTGTTATGGTGAAATCCACCCTCCCCCGGTCCATGTTGACGATGAAACCTGAACCGCTGCATATCTGTATGTTGTAGTTCTTCCCTGCAACAGCATCTATGGTATCCTGTATGTCCCCCACGGTGGCCGGGTCATCCCTTAGGACCTCAAGGATTTCACCGGGATCAACTGCGGTGTTGGCGTAGCTTATATTGAACCTTATATGGTTCCTCTCTATGAATTCGTAGATTGTCTGGTGGGGCCTGGCATTCACTATACAGGTGGATGGGTCCGTCTGAAGTACCACGAGTGCTCTACGGTCCCGGTAATCAACAACATCAAGTGAGTTCATGCTGTCACATATCTTACCGGTTTTAAGATCCTTGAGGGCCCTGTACCTCCTTATGAGTGTCCCTGAATTATCAAAAACAACGGCCTTCATCGGACCAATATATGTTTTTTATGGTATTAAGATTTTGAGAGGATACAGTGGCACCTGTAAGCGAGACCCATAAACATCCTAGGAATACCCTGAAATGGCCTTCAGACTTTCAATTAAGAAGTAGACTCCAAAAAGAATCAGGAATAGACTTAAAATCATCATAACAATTTTGTAAGGTCTTCCATTCATTCTGAAGGATTTCCTTGATGAGAGGAATGATACGAGACTGTACCATGTGAGGTCAGATGACCAGTGACCTGCGAGGAATGCCAGGAGCCCAAGGACGCCTGCAAGCTCCAGTCCCCTGTACATCAGGGCAGCGCCCACCGCACCCCACCACAGGAAGAAGTATGGGTTCGCAAAGCTTATGATGGCCCCCCGAAGGATTGACCCACCCTCAGGGATATTTTCAGTGTCTTCAGAATCCCTGAAACCAAGGATTCCCATCCATATGAGGACTGCTCCACCTGCAGTCCCAAGGATGGCTGGAGCAGGGCCTGATCTGAGGATATAACCCAGGCCCATCAGTATCAGAGTAACAAGGAGAGCCTCTCCGAGGACATGGCCGGCCACAAGGAGGGGTCCGGCCCTGAATCCCCTCCTGATGGAATCTGAAACAGTTACGGTAAGGAGGGGTCCGGGGGCCATGGCCCCGGATAGTCCAATCAGAAATGATGTCAGGGCGAATAGCAGGATACTGATCATGATTCCACGGCTTCAGTTGTATCTGTTCAGTATCCTCATTATCTCTGAGAGGTGGTGGTCTATCTCTTCGATCTCTTCTCTTTTAAGGGACCTTGTCCGGCTAACTATCCTCATCCTCTCGAAGACATGGTCCATCCTTGTGAGGAGTTCATTCATATACGTCCTGGTGGGGTACATGCTATCAGCTCCATATCAATTTCTATCACTCATAGTATAAGGATCCTTCCAGTCATCTGTGATGATTATCGGCGGCAGGGTGCCTCCAGTCATCCCTGAAGATCCACCTCCAGACCCACTTCACCGGCAACGGCCCTCTCATAGATCATCCATGCTGTTGTTATATCCTGAATGGAGAGTCCAGTCGAATCAAATACGGTCACATCAGCGGGTGAAGTTCTACCCTCAATCTTGCCTGTCATAACATCCCCCAGGCTTCCCTGGAGGTCATCCACCCTGAGGATCCCCTCGGTGATGGGCACGTTTATTTCTCCGCTGTGGGTTGCCTGCTCCAGGCTGTCATAGAATACACGGGCATTTTTGAGTATCAGAGGGTCCAGTTCCTGCTTCCCTGGGGCGTCTGCACCCATGGCACATATGTGCGTACCCGGCGACACCCAGTCTGCCATGACCACAGGACTCCTTGATGGAGTGACGGTTACAACGATGTCCATACCCTCAACAGCCTCCCTTGGATCTGTAGCGGCCCTCACGGGGACTTCATATTCCTTTGAAGCCCTTAAGGCAAATTTTTCACGCGTTGACGGTGTCCTGCAGTAGACGCTGACCTCCTCAAGATCCGCCACCCTGCTGATTGCCATGAGCTGGGTCCAGGCCTGCCTTCCGGCACCGATTATCCCGAGCCTTGACGCGTCCCTGGATGCAAGGTACTTCACCGATACACCGCCAGCGGCACCCGTTCTCATATCGGTTATATGGGTTCCATCCATGAGTGCAATGGGGAACCCTGTTTCAGGGTCCACAAGCTCTATGACAGCCATTACCGTTGGCAGGGAATGCCTATCAGGGTTTGAGGGGTGCACATTGACGCACTTAACACCGGCCATCTCAAGCTCCTCAAGGTAGGATGGCATGACACGGAGGTCTCCATTGTATCTCCTGAAGAACAGGTACATCTTAGGGGGCATCTGAACCCTCCCAAGGGCCTCCTGGACAAAGGCACCCTCAACCGCCTTCAGGCAGTCGTCCATGTTAAGAAGGCCTTCAACATCACTCCTGGTTAGCACAACTGTTTTTTCCATGCATCCACCGTCCCCATTTAATAACAATCAGGGTCAATCTACCAATCTTTAAATATTGAACATCTCACATTTATTAGTGTTGGAAATGAAATTAAAACCACGGATGAGTACTGTCATGGCTGTCCCGGCGGTCCATGGACCGGAAACTCCACCCTCGAGGCAGTCATGGCAGCTATTAAGGTTGATCAGACTTATATCTCACTTCAACTTGAAATATAAGGGTGTTAAAGATGGAAACTGTTGATAAGGTTGATATGATTAAGAATCATGGCCTGACCGCATCAGAAAATCTTGAAAAATTTCTTAAGAGGATTGAGGCAAAAAACGATGACATCAACGCCTTCCTGGAGGTTAGGGGTGAAGAGGCGATTAAGAGGGCTGAGGAGATAGACGCCAGGATAGCCTCCGGCAAGGAGACAGGGAAACTGGCGGGCCTGGTGATAGGAGTTAAAAGCAACATCAACGTGGAGGACTTCAACGTATCAGCAGCTTCAAAGACCCTCGAAAATTACACTGGAAGCTACGATGCAACTGTTATAAGGCGCATAAAGGAAGAAGACGGTATAATAATTGGCATGACCAACATGGACGAATTCGCTGCCGGGAGTTCAACCGAGACATCATTCTTTGGCCCAACAGACAATCCAGCAGCCCCCGGGAGGATCCCGGGAGGTTCAAGCGGCGGGAGCGCTGCTGCAGTGGCTGCTGGTATGTGTGACCTGGCACTGGGATCAGATACAGGGGGTTCAATAAGGAATCCAGCATCGCACTGCGGTGTAATGGGCTTCAAACCAACCTATGGGGCAGTATCCAGGCAGGGCCTCCTGGACCTTGCCATGAGCTTTGACCAGATAGGACCCCTGGCAGCAGATGTATCCGGGATCTCACTTGCACTGGATGTCATCTCAGGTTATGACCCGGCAGACCCCACAACCCTGGACAGTTCACCGGACCTTGAGGTGGAGAGGGAACTGAAGGGCCTCAGGGTCGGTGTTGTGAGGGAGTTCCTTGAGGTCACAGATGAGGCAATAGATGAGGTTATTCAGGGGAAACTCGGAGCCATGGAGGATGAGGGCGCCGAGATAGTTGAACTGGATTTTGGATACATAGACCTCTGTCTCCCCACCTACTACCTCATAAACTACGTTGAATTCTTTTCAGCCACCAGGAAGTATGACGGCAGAAAGTACGGTCACAGGATAGAGGATGTCTGCGGTTCGGAGGTCCTCAGGAGGATACATATGGGTTCCTACATCAGTCAGAAGGAACTATCTGGAAAATACTACAAGAGGGCCCTCCAGGCAAGATCCCTCATAAGGAGGGAGATAACAGGGCTTCTCAGCCATGTGGACATAATAGCGGGGCCAACGGTTCCAAAGCTACCCCACACACTGGGTGAGGAGCTTGAACCAATGGAGATGTACGCCTACGATGTCCTCACGGTCATAGCTAACCTTGCAGGTATACCCGCTGCAAGCATACCTGCAGGGGATGTGGGCGGAGTCCCTGTTGGCCTGCAGCTCCAGGCAAAGCCAGGAGATGATGGCATGATAGTATCGGCCATGAGGGAGATTGCTTCACTGTAAGAGAGTGTCCCCCATGAGGATTGGACTCGTCTGTATCAGGGGATCGGTCCCTGCCTTTGAGAACTTTGGATTTCTCCCCACCGATATAGTTGGAAGCAATGGTCTTGTAAACGGTTCAAGGGCCCACAGGGTCCTGGACGGGATCATAATACCAGGGGGAAGTATCGTTGAGTCAGGAAGCCTTTCACCTGAACTTGCATTTGAGATAAGAAGGATGGCATCGGACGGAAAATTTGTCCTGGGTATATGCTCAGGATTCCAGGCCCTGGCAGAGAGGACCGATATAGGGAGAAAATCGCCATGCCCTGTTTACAGGGAGGGTCTCGGGCTCCTCAACGTAACATTCCACCCCATGATAAGCAACGACAGGGTGGAGGCCACCATAACCGGCGAGTCCTTCCTGACCTCAGGGATGTCAGGTGAGAGGATAACTGGCTTCCACTGCCATACCTACGGTGAGATACGTGGTGATGCACCTGAGATAATGAAGTCCCGCATAGTCAGGGCAGACTATCATGAAAGGCCAGGGGAGATCCTATCAGGGGTCTGCAGTGATGATGGTAACGTGGCAGGGACCATGGTCCACGGATGCCTCGATGAGAACCAGACCCTTGTCAGTAACATCCTCAAATTCCTTGATGCGGATGAAACTGCAAGGGAGAGGATACTTGAAGCCAACAGGAAACTGCGGGAAGCTCTGAGATCTGAGCTCGGGATATCAACGGGGATACGTGTTATGGATAGGGGCGGGACGAGGGGCACCCCACCAGCCATAATGATAGCATCCACGGGTTCAGACTCCGGCAAAACATTCATATTAACGGGCCTTGCAGGCGCCCTGAGGAGGAGGGGCCTCAGGGTGGGCGTTATCAAGGTGGGACCCGATGTCAGGGACATAGTCCCGGCCCTCTACCTCATAAAGGAGCCCATGGAGGAGCACTCATCCATAAGGATAGGGCGCCTGGGCTGGATGGAGCTCAGGGATGTCCTTGAATCTGTGAGGGGAAGATACGACATAATACTCATCGAGGGCGTTATGAGCATCCTCACAGGTCTCCTGAACGATATAACACCCTACTCCGGGGCTGAGATTGCCCTGGCAGCAGGTATCCCCCTGATTATGGTGGCAGGTTGCAGCAAGGGGGGTATAGAGTCTGCGGTGGTTGATCTTGACGCCCACATATCGGTACTTGAGGGACTGGGCCTTGAGGTCTCCTGCGGAATACTCAACAGGGTCTATGATATGGATATATTTGAG is a window from the Methanothermobacter thermautotrophicus str. Delta H genome containing:
- a CDS encoding pyridoxamine 5'-phosphate oxidase family protein, yielding MFRTLIIYESTYGSTEEVASKTGMILGPSRCCRVPEFQEPFRDFEFFVIGSGVYRGRMHPRITDFIRENPWLREKPVALFSVSLSREDGLRAIKEVEDLIGGSIYSRALGGRMKLGELSEEDLADLQAFSEVTGIELSDVDLLDKGEVTEFALELRDIRDSLMTSIDEGELRGFIDEFLRSHNTCTLATCHGGQPRATPLEYIYDGDSLLIISEGGEKFAGLPENERVSVAVYEDYTSMSDLAGMQITGAASILHGKDAEHVYKLRGLNPDAVKDLNIDMNVIRIDIMKVEFLNSKFRDLSACPKQVLWVKKE
- a CDS encoding ABC transporter permease, yielding MEMKKVMWMLKKDLIVLWRHKPRLISIILFPILMITLFGYGMGGTLENIPVVIVEQSSGPVTDQTVDAMRNMSLYDIKDILKDPEIARDMVDAGEVKAAIILPPNYDNLTSSEPTVVMYLDSSDQLASQALVPATQALFSKLSGQLAVERMQGTSMNAQNSTPSSGFQSMVSTINLQIDRIYGDVKYMDFLVPAILAMTIMFSCMFGMGQSIAGERERGELARLFMTPTSVATVVGGKIISKLVIESGRALLLLFIAILLFGIKINGSMLLTVLLLILTALCFVGFGIMISARVGTQEDYMQMVMPFAMPMMFVSGVFYPIETMPWIFQKIAYVVPLTYANNALRAVMLKGAGAGDIMVNLLVLGGFTLLFFAMGVTRFNRDI
- a CDS encoding PQQ-binding-like beta-propeller repeat protein, with the translated sequence MMRKGLIAALIILGMILSPVSAADWPVFHGDEQHTGYAKEPSDFSAKTWYLSIGGIKSSPAIFNKVAYIGSLDGRLYAVNLETGSVVWSYKTEGAIVSSPVVVNGTVFVGSWDGYLYAIDTDTGDLEWKFKTGNRIESSPAVSGDTVYIGSDDCRVYAVDRDDGSKKWEFYTGDAVKSSPLPVNGTLYVGSFNGKVYALSESDGNEVWSYTSGDAIRSSPAFWNGTVYVGSDDGNIYALSESDGNVIWKYSLGDRVYSSPSVDTEENSVFIGCDDGNITSLDTRTGALKWSFHTGAPVRSTPALFENMIAVGSDDGTLYILNKYSGREEWSYSPGYYLFSSPVSSSPVVYGKTVYFATENGYIYALDSKKKEAPTSVFAYYIIAVILVIAGAVIGLRKVAGRR
- a CDS encoding PadR family transcriptional regulator; translation: MCAEEGPLTGEGGEFDEKIIKSFMRGFGKTMILWMISKEKIHGYEIMRRLERFYSFKGMHCKNIKPPGPSVIYPVLHDLERKGLIEGSWEMHGEKRVKYYEITPLGEKTIERIRQIMRDHVSKIWEDFWNDMFPAEREDET
- a CDS encoding DrrA-related ABC transporter ATP-binding protein encodes the protein MKYAIETFDLTKVYGDFKAVDSLNMKIEKNSIFGFLGPNGAGKTTTIKMLTCLIPPSSGTARVAGYDILKNPDEVRQQIGMVPQKVSLYEDLTARENVEMCADFYGMPEDLKESRIEELMELVDIKYAADKPVGQMSGGQQQKVSLVASLIHQPDILFLDEPTIGLDPTTKRVLWDLIDELNSSGHTIILCSHDMYEVELLCDYVGIINQGVLAAFDTPQGLKDTVIKEEESLRAKEIGGILDRIDKETPESERRAIQEIKKSERICAGKEISMLIVNLTDDLLSELEALPVTLDVKKHHTGRIILELDETCETAVNDVLAAVIRNNARITSISTKDPSLEDVFMKVTGR
- a CDS encoding sugar phosphate isomerase/epimerase family protein, translated to MRLGFSTLALFMEPLENILQKAEDDGFELVELLCEGPYWPRRLLQDGDSLEVFESFDLEVLIHAPTIDLNPASMNRGIREETGRQMVETIELASRIGATTVTTHPGVVHRREDRIRSAALQFALETLGECVEYAEDLSIKFSVENMPGRFSYLCNNPAEHERFVEKCGSYATVDIGHANTTGRLQDFLEIKRTAHYHISDNNGKRDQHLPLGEVTVDLKLLGSIERGVIELNSYDGVIRSRRILEEVVR
- a CDS encoding TMEM175 family protein encodes the protein MKKKRLEGLVDAIFAIAMTILVLGIDVPTGTMSVPAMDAYIMGLASDLYSYCLSFLLLGVFWWVNHMHFEKLEKVDTGFIWINIVWLMVVVLVPFSTKLTGNYGDLVTPNILFHLNMLTIGLLLSMSWIYTQRNGLMDIGENEYRLILKKNLLMPLAAILALILTPIAPEYSSTAYAVLILKRLL